The Oryzias latipes chromosome 4, ASM223467v1 genome includes a window with the following:
- the klhl26 gene encoding kelch-like protein 26 isoform X1: MAESDGEFVPKHSQSGMANKNSTLRCSFSAPSHSATLLQGLSLLRAQGQLLDVVLAVNEEHFQVHKAVLAACSDYFRAMFTGGMRESSQDTIELKGLSARGLKHIIDFAYSSEVTLDLECIQDVLGAAVFLQMVPVVELCEEFLKSAMSVETCLHIGQMATTFSLSSLKESVDAFTFRHFLQIAEEEDFLHIPLERLIFFLQSNKLKNCPEIDLFRAAVRWLRYDESRRVLASSVLYHVRFPLMRSSELVDIVQTVDIMVEDVLCRQYLLEAFNYQILPFRQHEMQSVRTLIRSDVMSLVTFGGTPYTDNDRTVSTKVYHLPDSASRQFKELTELETGCSHACVAVLDNFVYVVGGQQLQYRSGEGAVDSCFRYDPHLNRWLRIQSLQEARIQFQLSVLQGKLYTTGGRNRSGSLSSVECYCPKKNEWSFVEPLKRRIWGHAGTAFGERLYVSGGYGVSVEDKKTLHCYDPGSDQWNFRAPMNEPRVLHAMVSTHNRVYALGGRMDHVDRCFDVLAVEYYIPDNDQWTTVTPMRAGQSEAGCCLLDGKIYIIGGYNWHLNNVTSIVQVYNTQTDEWERDLHFPESFAGIACTPLKLPQNDT; this comes from the exons CACTTCCAGGTCCATAAAGCTGTGCTTGCCGCCTGTAGTGATTACTTCAG aGCCATGTTTACTGGAGGCATGAGGGAGTCGAGCCAAGATACCATTGAGCTGAAGGGCTTGTCTGCCCGGGGCCTCAAGCATATCATCGACTTTGCCTACAGCTCAGAAGTCACCTTAGATCTGGAATGCATTCAGGATGTCCTCGGGGCAGCTGTGTTTCTCCAGATGGTTCCCGTCGTCGAGCTCTGCGAAGAATTCCTCAAGTCAGCCATGAGTGTGGAGACCTGCCTGCACATTGGACAGATGGCCACCACGTTCAGCTTGTCTTCCCTCAAAGAGTCGGTGGATGCCTTTACCTTTCGTCACTTCCTGCAGAttgcagaggaggaggacttCCTACACATTCCCCTGGAGCGACTCATCTTCTTCCTTCAGAGCAACAAACTGAAGAACTGTCCTGAAATTGATCTCTTCCGTGCTGCTGTCAGGTGGCTCCGGTACGACGAGTCCCGCCGGGTCCTTGCCAGCAGTGTCCTCTACCATGTGCGGTTCCCGCTCATGCGTTCCTCAGAGTTGGTGGATATCGTTCAGACGGTGGACATCATGGTGGAGGATGTGCTCTGCCGTCAGTATCTCCTTGAGGCCTTTAACTACCAGATCCTTCCCTTCCGACAGCACGAAATGCAGTCTGTCCGAACCCTCATTCGCTCTGATGTTATGTCTCTTGTTACCTTTGGTGGAACCCCATACACTGACAACGATCGCACCGTGAGCACTAAAGTGTACCATCTTCCAGATTCTGCATCCCGACAGTTCAAGGAGCTGACTGAGCTGGAGACCGGGTGCAGCCACGCATGCGTCGCCGTGCTCGATAACTTCGTGTATGTAGTTGGTGGGCAGCAGTTGCAGTACCGCAGTGGGGAGGGAGCCGTCGATAGCTGTTTTCGCTATGACCCACACCTGAATCGGTGGCTGCGTATCCAGTCCCTGCAAGAAGCTCGCATTCAGTTTCAGCTGAGCGTGCTCCAGGGAAAGCTGTACACCACGGGCGGCCGCAATCGATCCGGCAGCCTGTCATCCGTAGAATGTTATTGCCCCAAAAAGAACGAGTGGTCCTTCGTAGAGCCATTGAAACGCAGAATATGGGGTCATGCCGGCACCGCTTTTGGAGAAAGGCTTTATGTGTCAGGTGGTTATGGCGTTTCCGTAGAGGACAAAAAAACCCTCCACTGCTACGATCCAGGATCGGACCAGTGGAACTTCCGAGCCCCCATGAACGAACCCAGAGTGCTGCACGCTATGGTCAGTACCCACAATCGTGTGTACGCTCTGGGCGGTCGCATGGACCACGTGGACCGTTGCTTTGACGTGCTGGCGGTTGAGTATTACATTCCAGACAACGACCAGTGGACCACTGTCACTCCGATGCGAGCGGGTCAGTCGGAGGCAGGCTGCTGCCTACTGGACGGGAAAATCTACATTATAGGAGGATACAACTGGCACTTGAACAACGTCACGAGCATCGTCCAGGTGTACAACACTCAAACAGACGAGTGGGAAAGGGACTTACACTTTCCAGAATCCTTTGCTGGAATTGCTTGTACGCCATTAAAACTCCCACAGAACGACACATAA
- the klhl26 gene encoding kelch-like protein 26 isoform X3 has protein sequence MAESDGEFVPKHSQSGAMFTGGMRESSQDTIELKGLSARGLKHIIDFAYSSEVTLDLECIQDVLGAAVFLQMVPVVELCEEFLKSAMSVETCLHIGQMATTFSLSSLKESVDAFTFRHFLQIAEEEDFLHIPLERLIFFLQSNKLKNCPEIDLFRAAVRWLRYDESRRVLASSVLYHVRFPLMRSSELVDIVQTVDIMVEDVLCRQYLLEAFNYQILPFRQHEMQSVRTLIRSDVMSLVTFGGTPYTDNDRTVSTKVYHLPDSASRQFKELTELETGCSHACVAVLDNFVYVVGGQQLQYRSGEGAVDSCFRYDPHLNRWLRIQSLQEARIQFQLSVLQGKLYTTGGRNRSGSLSSVECYCPKKNEWSFVEPLKRRIWGHAGTAFGERLYVSGGYGVSVEDKKTLHCYDPGSDQWNFRAPMNEPRVLHAMVSTHNRVYALGGRMDHVDRCFDVLAVEYYIPDNDQWTTVTPMRAGQSEAGCCLLDGKIYIIGGYNWHLNNVTSIVQVYNTQTDEWERDLHFPESFAGIACTPLKLPQNDT, from the coding sequence aGCCATGTTTACTGGAGGCATGAGGGAGTCGAGCCAAGATACCATTGAGCTGAAGGGCTTGTCTGCCCGGGGCCTCAAGCATATCATCGACTTTGCCTACAGCTCAGAAGTCACCTTAGATCTGGAATGCATTCAGGATGTCCTCGGGGCAGCTGTGTTTCTCCAGATGGTTCCCGTCGTCGAGCTCTGCGAAGAATTCCTCAAGTCAGCCATGAGTGTGGAGACCTGCCTGCACATTGGACAGATGGCCACCACGTTCAGCTTGTCTTCCCTCAAAGAGTCGGTGGATGCCTTTACCTTTCGTCACTTCCTGCAGAttgcagaggaggaggacttCCTACACATTCCCCTGGAGCGACTCATCTTCTTCCTTCAGAGCAACAAACTGAAGAACTGTCCTGAAATTGATCTCTTCCGTGCTGCTGTCAGGTGGCTCCGGTACGACGAGTCCCGCCGGGTCCTTGCCAGCAGTGTCCTCTACCATGTGCGGTTCCCGCTCATGCGTTCCTCAGAGTTGGTGGATATCGTTCAGACGGTGGACATCATGGTGGAGGATGTGCTCTGCCGTCAGTATCTCCTTGAGGCCTTTAACTACCAGATCCTTCCCTTCCGACAGCACGAAATGCAGTCTGTCCGAACCCTCATTCGCTCTGATGTTATGTCTCTTGTTACCTTTGGTGGAACCCCATACACTGACAACGATCGCACCGTGAGCACTAAAGTGTACCATCTTCCAGATTCTGCATCCCGACAGTTCAAGGAGCTGACTGAGCTGGAGACCGGGTGCAGCCACGCATGCGTCGCCGTGCTCGATAACTTCGTGTATGTAGTTGGTGGGCAGCAGTTGCAGTACCGCAGTGGGGAGGGAGCCGTCGATAGCTGTTTTCGCTATGACCCACACCTGAATCGGTGGCTGCGTATCCAGTCCCTGCAAGAAGCTCGCATTCAGTTTCAGCTGAGCGTGCTCCAGGGAAAGCTGTACACCACGGGCGGCCGCAATCGATCCGGCAGCCTGTCATCCGTAGAATGTTATTGCCCCAAAAAGAACGAGTGGTCCTTCGTAGAGCCATTGAAACGCAGAATATGGGGTCATGCCGGCACCGCTTTTGGAGAAAGGCTTTATGTGTCAGGTGGTTATGGCGTTTCCGTAGAGGACAAAAAAACCCTCCACTGCTACGATCCAGGATCGGACCAGTGGAACTTCCGAGCCCCCATGAACGAACCCAGAGTGCTGCACGCTATGGTCAGTACCCACAATCGTGTGTACGCTCTGGGCGGTCGCATGGACCACGTGGACCGTTGCTTTGACGTGCTGGCGGTTGAGTATTACATTCCAGACAACGACCAGTGGACCACTGTCACTCCGATGCGAGCGGGTCAGTCGGAGGCAGGCTGCTGCCTACTGGACGGGAAAATCTACATTATAGGAGGATACAACTGGCACTTGAACAACGTCACGAGCATCGTCCAGGTGTACAACACTCAAACAGACGAGTGGGAAAGGGACTTACACTTTCCAGAATCCTTTGCTGGAATTGCTTGTACGCCATTAAAACTCCCACAGAACGACACATAA
- the klhl26 gene encoding kelch-like protein 26 isoform X2, whose translation MANKNSTLRCSFSAPSHSATLLQGLSLLRAQGQLLDVVLAVNEEHFQVHKAVLAACSDYFRAMFTGGMRESSQDTIELKGLSARGLKHIIDFAYSSEVTLDLECIQDVLGAAVFLQMVPVVELCEEFLKSAMSVETCLHIGQMATTFSLSSLKESVDAFTFRHFLQIAEEEDFLHIPLERLIFFLQSNKLKNCPEIDLFRAAVRWLRYDESRRVLASSVLYHVRFPLMRSSELVDIVQTVDIMVEDVLCRQYLLEAFNYQILPFRQHEMQSVRTLIRSDVMSLVTFGGTPYTDNDRTVSTKVYHLPDSASRQFKELTELETGCSHACVAVLDNFVYVVGGQQLQYRSGEGAVDSCFRYDPHLNRWLRIQSLQEARIQFQLSVLQGKLYTTGGRNRSGSLSSVECYCPKKNEWSFVEPLKRRIWGHAGTAFGERLYVSGGYGVSVEDKKTLHCYDPGSDQWNFRAPMNEPRVLHAMVSTHNRVYALGGRMDHVDRCFDVLAVEYYIPDNDQWTTVTPMRAGQSEAGCCLLDGKIYIIGGYNWHLNNVTSIVQVYNTQTDEWERDLHFPESFAGIACTPLKLPQNDT comes from the exons CACTTCCAGGTCCATAAAGCTGTGCTTGCCGCCTGTAGTGATTACTTCAG aGCCATGTTTACTGGAGGCATGAGGGAGTCGAGCCAAGATACCATTGAGCTGAAGGGCTTGTCTGCCCGGGGCCTCAAGCATATCATCGACTTTGCCTACAGCTCAGAAGTCACCTTAGATCTGGAATGCATTCAGGATGTCCTCGGGGCAGCTGTGTTTCTCCAGATGGTTCCCGTCGTCGAGCTCTGCGAAGAATTCCTCAAGTCAGCCATGAGTGTGGAGACCTGCCTGCACATTGGACAGATGGCCACCACGTTCAGCTTGTCTTCCCTCAAAGAGTCGGTGGATGCCTTTACCTTTCGTCACTTCCTGCAGAttgcagaggaggaggacttCCTACACATTCCCCTGGAGCGACTCATCTTCTTCCTTCAGAGCAACAAACTGAAGAACTGTCCTGAAATTGATCTCTTCCGTGCTGCTGTCAGGTGGCTCCGGTACGACGAGTCCCGCCGGGTCCTTGCCAGCAGTGTCCTCTACCATGTGCGGTTCCCGCTCATGCGTTCCTCAGAGTTGGTGGATATCGTTCAGACGGTGGACATCATGGTGGAGGATGTGCTCTGCCGTCAGTATCTCCTTGAGGCCTTTAACTACCAGATCCTTCCCTTCCGACAGCACGAAATGCAGTCTGTCCGAACCCTCATTCGCTCTGATGTTATGTCTCTTGTTACCTTTGGTGGAACCCCATACACTGACAACGATCGCACCGTGAGCACTAAAGTGTACCATCTTCCAGATTCTGCATCCCGACAGTTCAAGGAGCTGACTGAGCTGGAGACCGGGTGCAGCCACGCATGCGTCGCCGTGCTCGATAACTTCGTGTATGTAGTTGGTGGGCAGCAGTTGCAGTACCGCAGTGGGGAGGGAGCCGTCGATAGCTGTTTTCGCTATGACCCACACCTGAATCGGTGGCTGCGTATCCAGTCCCTGCAAGAAGCTCGCATTCAGTTTCAGCTGAGCGTGCTCCAGGGAAAGCTGTACACCACGGGCGGCCGCAATCGATCCGGCAGCCTGTCATCCGTAGAATGTTATTGCCCCAAAAAGAACGAGTGGTCCTTCGTAGAGCCATTGAAACGCAGAATATGGGGTCATGCCGGCACCGCTTTTGGAGAAAGGCTTTATGTGTCAGGTGGTTATGGCGTTTCCGTAGAGGACAAAAAAACCCTCCACTGCTACGATCCAGGATCGGACCAGTGGAACTTCCGAGCCCCCATGAACGAACCCAGAGTGCTGCACGCTATGGTCAGTACCCACAATCGTGTGTACGCTCTGGGCGGTCGCATGGACCACGTGGACCGTTGCTTTGACGTGCTGGCGGTTGAGTATTACATTCCAGACAACGACCAGTGGACCACTGTCACTCCGATGCGAGCGGGTCAGTCGGAGGCAGGCTGCTGCCTACTGGACGGGAAAATCTACATTATAGGAGGATACAACTGGCACTTGAACAACGTCACGAGCATCGTCCAGGTGTACAACACTCAAACAGACGAGTGGGAAAGGGACTTACACTTTCCAGAATCCTTTGCTGGAATTGCTTGTACGCCATTAAAACTCCCACAGAACGACACATAA
- the klhl26 gene encoding kelch-like protein 26 isoform X4, with translation MKSTSRAMFTGGMRESSQDTIELKGLSARGLKHIIDFAYSSEVTLDLECIQDVLGAAVFLQMVPVVELCEEFLKSAMSVETCLHIGQMATTFSLSSLKESVDAFTFRHFLQIAEEEDFLHIPLERLIFFLQSNKLKNCPEIDLFRAAVRWLRYDESRRVLASSVLYHVRFPLMRSSELVDIVQTVDIMVEDVLCRQYLLEAFNYQILPFRQHEMQSVRTLIRSDVMSLVTFGGTPYTDNDRTVSTKVYHLPDSASRQFKELTELETGCSHACVAVLDNFVYVVGGQQLQYRSGEGAVDSCFRYDPHLNRWLRIQSLQEARIQFQLSVLQGKLYTTGGRNRSGSLSSVECYCPKKNEWSFVEPLKRRIWGHAGTAFGERLYVSGGYGVSVEDKKTLHCYDPGSDQWNFRAPMNEPRVLHAMVSTHNRVYALGGRMDHVDRCFDVLAVEYYIPDNDQWTTVTPMRAGQSEAGCCLLDGKIYIIGGYNWHLNNVTSIVQVYNTQTDEWERDLHFPESFAGIACTPLKLPQNDT, from the exons CACTTCCAG aGCCATGTTTACTGGAGGCATGAGGGAGTCGAGCCAAGATACCATTGAGCTGAAGGGCTTGTCTGCCCGGGGCCTCAAGCATATCATCGACTTTGCCTACAGCTCAGAAGTCACCTTAGATCTGGAATGCATTCAGGATGTCCTCGGGGCAGCTGTGTTTCTCCAGATGGTTCCCGTCGTCGAGCTCTGCGAAGAATTCCTCAAGTCAGCCATGAGTGTGGAGACCTGCCTGCACATTGGACAGATGGCCACCACGTTCAGCTTGTCTTCCCTCAAAGAGTCGGTGGATGCCTTTACCTTTCGTCACTTCCTGCAGAttgcagaggaggaggacttCCTACACATTCCCCTGGAGCGACTCATCTTCTTCCTTCAGAGCAACAAACTGAAGAACTGTCCTGAAATTGATCTCTTCCGTGCTGCTGTCAGGTGGCTCCGGTACGACGAGTCCCGCCGGGTCCTTGCCAGCAGTGTCCTCTACCATGTGCGGTTCCCGCTCATGCGTTCCTCAGAGTTGGTGGATATCGTTCAGACGGTGGACATCATGGTGGAGGATGTGCTCTGCCGTCAGTATCTCCTTGAGGCCTTTAACTACCAGATCCTTCCCTTCCGACAGCACGAAATGCAGTCTGTCCGAACCCTCATTCGCTCTGATGTTATGTCTCTTGTTACCTTTGGTGGAACCCCATACACTGACAACGATCGCACCGTGAGCACTAAAGTGTACCATCTTCCAGATTCTGCATCCCGACAGTTCAAGGAGCTGACTGAGCTGGAGACCGGGTGCAGCCACGCATGCGTCGCCGTGCTCGATAACTTCGTGTATGTAGTTGGTGGGCAGCAGTTGCAGTACCGCAGTGGGGAGGGAGCCGTCGATAGCTGTTTTCGCTATGACCCACACCTGAATCGGTGGCTGCGTATCCAGTCCCTGCAAGAAGCTCGCATTCAGTTTCAGCTGAGCGTGCTCCAGGGAAAGCTGTACACCACGGGCGGCCGCAATCGATCCGGCAGCCTGTCATCCGTAGAATGTTATTGCCCCAAAAAGAACGAGTGGTCCTTCGTAGAGCCATTGAAACGCAGAATATGGGGTCATGCCGGCACCGCTTTTGGAGAAAGGCTTTATGTGTCAGGTGGTTATGGCGTTTCCGTAGAGGACAAAAAAACCCTCCACTGCTACGATCCAGGATCGGACCAGTGGAACTTCCGAGCCCCCATGAACGAACCCAGAGTGCTGCACGCTATGGTCAGTACCCACAATCGTGTGTACGCTCTGGGCGGTCGCATGGACCACGTGGACCGTTGCTTTGACGTGCTGGCGGTTGAGTATTACATTCCAGACAACGACCAGTGGACCACTGTCACTCCGATGCGAGCGGGTCAGTCGGAGGCAGGCTGCTGCCTACTGGACGGGAAAATCTACATTATAGGAGGATACAACTGGCACTTGAACAACGTCACGAGCATCGTCCAGGTGTACAACACTCAAACAGACGAGTGGGAAAGGGACTTACACTTTCCAGAATCCTTTGCTGGAATTGCTTGTACGCCATTAAAACTCCCACAGAACGACACATAA